The Methanococcus maripaludis genome has a window encoding:
- a CDS encoding Rpp14/Pop5 family protein: MLKTLPPTLREKKRYVALEIIFEDELFQKDVIAIVRNALMNYSGVLGCSKANPWLIDYNHPYGILRISRDEVDNLRSSLSLSNEHRKKPINIHIIGISNSVKHIREKFLHVPHEPYYKVIQKLKKKGPKR; the protein is encoded by the coding sequence ATGTTAAAAACACTACCTCCAACATTGAGAGAAAAAAAACGATACGTTGCACTTGAAATTATTTTTGAAGATGAACTATTTCAAAAAGACGTGATTGCAATTGTTAGGAATGCTTTAATGAATTATTCCGGAGTTTTAGGATGTTCCAAAGCAAATCCCTGGTTAATCGATTACAACCACCCTTACGGAATACTTAGAATTTCAAGAGATGAAGTCGATAATTTAAGAAGTTCGCTTAGTTTAAGCAATGAACACCGAAAAAAGCCGATAAACATACATATAATTGGAATCTCAAACTCTGTAAAGCATATTCGTGAGAAGTTTTTACATGTGCCTCACGAACCGTATTACAAAGTTATACAAAAATTAAAAAAGAAGGGCCCAAAAAGGTAA
- a CDS encoding S-layer protein, protein MAISIKKIVSIGLGGLMLGSALSSSAFAVEKVGDVDSFVSDLVSTDNSNVDIIVGSNSVASDVVSAANIAAKLGSLSFLEQTGEEASATLSIGSKSKSDNFNLVGSGVTDSLFAVSVDDDYVSSISNVDFHSSTNLDATGYVSLEDLGNLMEVSDTDPSSWVTGSDNDVSAEFMFLRLKTDVADWKVNSDEMSYMTLLFDENTGVPAGLKGMCPGRNIAYLGEEWTLMGMSCDADKVVLGKEVYRGALKEGESYSVNGCEIKIDSIITDGTDYKVSAKILKDGAVVASTYNEAPTNLMANGIGIRFQKVYESIDSNAAYADVVIVNNVKGMPLGSEVIPDYEIYSVLYTGGTFQYTDDFVKGQKNVGLALKYVGDDLTGLGSDDSVKVADYADFLFDDEGSSATKLNVFFEMNEEKEVSLIQTQKTNVLNVKILAEEISTGDDESLTIAPIVKLDTETSMETSENPLILIGGPVINSITKELSNAGLIAIDNESPATLALAAGAANGNDVLVVAGGDRSATTDAANALIAMI, encoded by the coding sequence ATGGCAATTAGTATTAAAAAAATAGTTAGCATCGGGTTAGGTGGCTTGATGCTCGGTTCAGCACTTTCTTCAAGCGCTTTTGCAGTAGAAAAAGTTGGGGATGTAGATTCTTTTGTTTCAGATCTCGTTTCAACCGATAATTCAAATGTTGATATAATTGTTGGCTCAAATTCAGTAGCTTCAGATGTTGTATCCGCTGCAAATATCGCAGCAAAACTTGGATCATTATCCTTTTTAGAACAAACTGGTGAAGAAGCTTCTGCAACTTTATCAATTGGTTCAAAATCTAAATCAGATAACTTTAATTTAGTTGGTTCAGGAGTTACGGATTCCCTTTTCGCAGTTTCCGTAGACGATGATTATGTTTCTAGTATATCAAATGTTGATTTCCACAGTTCAACAAACTTAGACGCCACGGGGTATGTTTCATTGGAAGATCTTGGTAATTTAATGGAAGTATCTGATACGGACCCTTCAAGCTGGGTTACAGGATCCGATAACGATGTTTCTGCAGAATTTATGTTTTTAAGGCTTAAAACAGATGTTGCAGATTGGAAAGTAAATTCTGATGAGATGTCATATATGACATTATTATTTGATGAAAATACTGGAGTTCCAGCAGGCTTAAAAGGAATGTGTCCGGGACGTAACATTGCATATTTAGGTGAAGAATGGACATTAATGGGTATGAGTTGTGATGCCGATAAAGTTGTTCTCGGAAAGGAAGTTTATAGGGGTGCATTAAAAGAAGGGGAATCTTATTCAGTAAATGGTTGTGAAATAAAAATCGACTCAATTATAACGGATGGTACCGATTACAAAGTCAGTGCAAAAATATTAAAAGATGGTGCAGTTGTGGCATCCACATATAACGAAGCACCAACAAACCTAATGGCAAACGGCATTGGAATAAGATTTCAAAAAGTTTACGAAAGTATAGACTCAAATGCGGCTTATGCTGATGTTGTGATCGTAAATAATGTAAAAGGAATGCCTTTAGGTTCAGAAGTGATTCCGGATTATGAAATTTACTCAGTGTTATACACAGGCGGTACTTTTCAGTATACTGATGACTTTGTAAAAGGTCAAAAAAATGTGGGGCTTGCTTTAAAGTATGTTGGTGATGATTTAACAGGTTTAGGATCCGACGATAGTGTTAAAGTTGCAGATTATGCAGATTTCCTGTTTGATGATGAGGGAAGCAGTGCAACCAAGTTAAATGTATTCTTTGAAATGAACGAAGAAAAAGAAGTTAGCTTAATCCAAACTCAAAAAACAAATGTTTTAAATGTGAAAATTCTTGCAGAAGAGATTTCTACTGGAGATGATGAATCCCTAACAATAGCCCCAATAGTTAAATTAGATACTGAAACTTCAATGGAAACTTCAGAAAATCCATTAATATTAATTGGCGGGCCAGTTATAAATTCCATAACCAAAGAATTATCAAATGCTGGTTTAATTGCAATAGACAATGAATCACCTGCAACTTTGGCATTAGCTGCGGGCGCTGCAAATGGAAATGATGTATTGGTTGTTGCAGGTGGCGATAGAAGTGCTACAACAGACGCAGCAAACGCTTTAATTGCAATGATTTAA
- the cbiQ gene encoding cobalt ECF transporter T component CbiQ, with protein MHGSLRSLEQDAFVESPLHNMDARIKLIFVFAVVLTATLFNNAYLMILIEIYILCIMLFSKIPILNLLKRIIMIIPFGGFITLFQPFIRGESIIFYLGIFPVYSEGLDFGISLFLKFLVAISSVVLLSSTTPMYEVINAGKKLGIPSIMATLLGMMIRYLFVMFDVLESTIKAQKSRALNRKNLGYKELLNTFGSLIGLVFLKSYEQGERTYLGMLSRGYSKDSKIKTLSQRIGVNDIVFLAVTTLVLSLGILSL; from the coding sequence TTGCATGGATCATTACGCAGTCTGGAACAAGATGCATTTGTTGAAAGTCCACTCCATAATATGGATGCTAGAATCAAATTAATATTCGTTTTTGCCGTAGTTTTGACTGCAACACTTTTTAATAATGCTTATTTAATGATTTTAATAGAAATTTACATATTATGTATAATGCTCTTTTCAAAAATCCCTATTCTAAATTTGCTCAAAAGAATTATAATGATAATACCATTTGGCGGATTTATAACATTATTCCAACCATTCATACGAGGAGAATCGATAATATTTTATTTAGGAATATTCCCAGTTTATAGTGAAGGATTAGATTTTGGAATTTCATTATTTTTAAAATTTTTAGTGGCTATATCTTCGGTAGTACTACTTTCATCCACTACGCCGATGTATGAAGTGATAAATGCTGGAAAAAAACTTGGGATTCCGAGTATCATGGCCACACTTCTTGGAATGATGATTAGATATCTATTTGTGATGTTTGATGTTTTAGAATCCACAATAAAAGCGCAGAAATCAAGAGCACTTAACCGGAAAAATTTGGGTTATAAAGAGCTTTTGAACACGTTTGGGTCATTAATCGGCCTTGTTTTCTTAAAATCTTATGAACAGGGCGAAAGAACTTATTTAGGAATGCTTTCAAGAGGATATTCAAAAGATTCTAAAATAAAAACGCTTAGTCAAAGAATCGGCGTTAATGACATAGTATTTTTAGCCGTAACTACACTAGTATTATCACTTGGAATACTTTCACTATAG
- the nadC gene encoding carboxylating nicotinate-nucleotide diphosphorylase, whose product MLKNHALRILEESLNYDVGFGDLTTELMIPKNQESEAVFVAKEESVICGIDFVVEFMEKNGLTCTQLINDGDRVIGPFLKVRGNTKTILTLERTVLNFLMHLSGISNKTHRIIKDVREINKTVKIAATRKTHPLLSMIEKYAVFIGGGDTHRFRLDDMVMIKDNHIQAVGIKECFKRAEKLSFSKKIEIEVDTIEQLKEVIEHKPDIILLDNFEFKNIEIALDIILGFEQKTGFRPKIELSGGINENNVKDYAKYNVDVISMGSLIHSAVSVDIGLDLL is encoded by the coding sequence GTGTTGAAAAATCATGCTTTAAGAATATTGGAAGAATCACTCAATTACGATGTCGGTTTTGGAGATCTTACAACTGAATTAATGATACCAAAAAACCAGGAATCAGAAGCAGTTTTTGTTGCTAAAGAAGAATCCGTAATCTGCGGAATTGATTTTGTAGTTGAATTTATGGAAAAAAATGGATTAACTTGCACTCAATTAATAAATGATGGTGACCGGGTTATTGGACCTTTTTTAAAAGTTAGGGGGAACACAAAAACGATACTAACTCTTGAAAGGACCGTTTTAAATTTTTTGATGCACCTTTCCGGAATTTCAAATAAAACCCACAGGATAATAAAAGACGTAAGAGAAATTAATAAAACTGTAAAAATTGCGGCAACGAGAAAAACGCACCCCCTCCTTTCGATGATTGAAAAATATGCAGTATTTATTGGTGGTGGCGATACACACAGGTTCAGGCTTGATGACATGGTTATGATTAAAGATAATCACATTCAGGCTGTTGGAATAAAAGAATGCTTCAAAAGAGCTGAAAAATTAAGCTTTTCAAAAAAAATTGAAATAGAAGTCGATACAATTGAACAGTTGAAAGAAGTTATTGAGCATAAACCAGATATTATACTTCTTGACAATTTTGAATTTAAAAATATAGAAATTGCACTCGATATTATTTTGGGATTTGAACAGAAAACGGGATTTAGACCAAAAATTGAACTTAGCGGCGGAATAAATGAAAATAACGTCAAAGATTATGCAAAATACAATGTAGATGTTATTTCAATGGGTTCGTTGATTCATTCAGCAGTATCTGTCGATATCGGACTTGATTTACTGTAA
- the cofG gene encoding 7,8-didemethyl-8-hydroxy-5-deazariboflavin synthase subunit CofG yields MITKSEALDFLKSDSINSILKKLTKINAQTSSKHITFSKNAFIPVCNWCRNVCGYCTFRNENFKLLKMNEMNEILTKADTFGCREALFTFGENVDENEKVKEELKKMGYSGILEYLYEISAWCLDNTDLLPHTNCGILSYDELKYLREVNASMGLMLENSSARLCGTIAHEKSPGKDPKLRIEMIENAGKLKIPFTTGILIGIGETLEERIDSIFEIKRIHENYGHIQEVIVQNFRVKPGIPMENYKEPSPVEMFKMIILSKLILEDISIQVPPNLNRETGQLFLMAGIDDWGGVSPLTKDFVNPEAPWPDIDELNIFSKELGFNLKERLPVYEKYITKEWLDKKILEKIEK; encoded by the coding sequence ATGATAACAAAAAGTGAAGCACTTGATTTTTTAAAATCAGATTCGATAAATTCCATTTTAAAAAAATTAACAAAAATTAATGCACAAACTTCTTCCAAACACATTACTTTTTCAAAAAACGCGTTTATTCCAGTATGCAACTGGTGCAGGAACGTTTGTGGTTACTGTACATTTAGAAATGAAAACTTTAAATTATTAAAAATGAATGAAATGAATGAAATATTAACTAAAGCTGATACTTTTGGATGCAGAGAAGCGCTTTTTACTTTTGGAGAAAATGTTGATGAAAATGAGAAAGTAAAAGAAGAATTAAAAAAAATGGGCTACTCTGGAATTTTGGAATATTTATACGAAATAAGTGCATGGTGCCTTGACAATACGGATCTTTTACCACATACTAATTGTGGAATTTTATCTTACGATGAGCTAAAATACCTAAGGGAAGTAAATGCTTCGATGGGATTGATGCTTGAAAATTCGAGTGCGAGATTATGCGGTACTATCGCACATGAAAAGAGCCCAGGAAAAGACCCTAAATTAAGAATTGAAATGATTGAAAATGCTGGAAAATTAAAAATTCCATTTACTACGGGAATCCTAATTGGAATTGGAGAAACTCTTGAAGAACGTATTGATTCCATATTTGAAATTAAAAGAATTCATGAAAACTATGGGCATATCCAGGAAGTAATCGTTCAGAATTTTAGGGTAAAACCCGGAATTCCGATGGAAAATTACAAAGAACCAAGTCCAGTTGAAATGTTTAAAATGATAATTCTCTCAAAATTAATTTTAGAAGATATTTCAATTCAAGTTCCACCCAATTTAAATCGGGAAACCGGACAGCTGTTTTTAATGGCTGGAATTGACGACTGGGGTGGAGTGTCCCCCCTAACGAAAGACTTTGTAAACCCCGAAGCCCCGTGGCCAGATATTGATGAATTAAACATTTTTTCAAAAGAACTCGGATTTAATTTAAAAGAAAGACTTCCAGTTTATGAAAAATATATTACAAAAGAATGGCTGGATAAAAAAATTTTAGAAAAAATTGAAAAATAA
- the aksF gene encoding homoisocitrate dehydrogenase: MRNTPKICVINGDGIGNEVIPETVRVLSEIGDFEFIETHAGYECFKRCGDAIPEKTIEIAKESDSILFGSVTTPKPTELKNKPYRSPILTLRKELDLYANIRPTFNFKDLDFVIIRENTEGLYVKKEYYDEKNEVAIAERVISKFGSSRIVKYAFDYALQNNRKKVSCIHKANVLRITDGLFLEVFEEISKKYEKLGIASDDYLIDATAMYLIRNPQMFDVMVTTNLFGDILSDEAAGLIGGLGMSPSANIGDKNGLFEPVHGSAPDIAGKGISNPIASILSAAMMLDHLNMNKEAECIRNAVKKAVECKYLTPDLGGNLKTSEVTDKIIESIKSQMVQ, encoded by the coding sequence ATGAGAAACACTCCCAAAATTTGTGTTATTAATGGAGATGGCATTGGAAACGAAGTGATTCCAGAAACAGTGCGCGTCTTGAGTGAAATTGGGGATTTTGAATTTATAGAAACACATGCAGGCTACGAATGTTTTAAAAGATGTGGCGATGCAATACCTGAAAAGACCATAGAAATTGCAAAAGAATCTGATTCTATTCTTTTTGGATCTGTTACCACCCCGAAACCAACTGAATTAAAAAATAAACCATATAGGAGTCCAATATTAACTTTAAGAAAAGAACTCGACCTTTATGCAAACATAAGACCGACGTTCAACTTCAAAGACCTTGATTTTGTGATAATTCGTGAAAATACCGAAGGTCTTTATGTAAAAAAAGAATATTACGACGAAAAAAATGAAGTTGCGATTGCTGAACGAGTTATTTCCAAATTCGGAAGCTCAAGAATTGTAAAATATGCTTTTGATTATGCACTTCAAAACAATAGGAAAAAGGTATCCTGTATCCATAAAGCAAATGTTTTGAGAATTACCGATGGCTTATTTTTGGAAGTCTTTGAAGAAATCTCGAAAAAATATGAAAAATTAGGAATAGCATCTGATGATTACCTAATTGATGCAACAGCCATGTATTTAATTAGAAATCCGCAAATGTTTGATGTTATGGTTACAACCAATTTATTTGGGGATATTTTATCTGACGAAGCTGCTGGACTTATCGGTGGACTTGGAATGTCTCCTTCGGCAAACATCGGCGATAAAAACGGATTATTCGAACCAGTCCATGGTTCTGCACCAGATATTGCGGGAAAGGGAATTTCAAACCCTATTGCATCAATTTTGAGTGCTGCAATGATGCTTGATCATTTGAATATGAATAAAGAAGCAGAATGCATAAGAAATGCAGTTAAAAAAGCTGTTGAATGTAAATATCTAACTCCTGATCTTGGGGGAAACTTAAAAACTTCTGAAGTTACAGATAAAATCATTGAATCAATAAAATCTCAAATGGTTCAATGA
- a CDS encoding tetratricopeptide repeat protein yields the protein MGILSIFETKEPKKLLEKGIDYYNKGKYQKAIEFFNKAIGSEPKNPDAWYFKGNAYKMLEKSKLAQDSYEKALSISPTNLEIIKNYAMLLNSLELFKESIEILENVSEPDFKVTEILGDAYLKTGKFEEALVEFDKILEKKPKYKDVLAKKGTALVGLRKFNEALDIYEKILKISPYDTQVWKNIGNAFYTVKRYEKAIQFYDMYLSEHKNNFQVTLSKGDALRKLGKTNEALDLYTKVLENHINSHEPWCRVGLLYYENKDYETALYYLELAYERNPLNPSILVKIARTYIKLKNYNKALEFIEKALDKDNGYAKAWCYKGQILNILERHYEAVDCFKKAITLNKNVSDFWIQLSNVYKTIGNEEYSKEAYANAVKLEPQLTSPKSTESSRL from the coding sequence ATGGGAATATTATCCATTTTCGAAACAAAGGAACCAAAAAAATTGCTTGAAAAGGGTATTGACTATTATAATAAAGGTAAATATCAAAAAGCGATAGAATTTTTTAATAAAGCCATTGGTTCAGAACCAAAAAATCCTGATGCATGGTATTTTAAAGGAAATGCCTACAAGATGCTTGAAAAATCAAAACTAGCTCAGGATTCATACGAAAAAGCACTATCCATAAGCCCAACCAATCTCGAAATAATAAAAAACTATGCGATGTTGTTAAATTCCTTGGAATTGTTTAAAGAATCTATTGAAATTTTGGAAAATGTTTCTGAACCAGATTTTAAAGTTACTGAAATTTTAGGTGACGCTTACTTAAAAACAGGTAAGTTTGAAGAAGCACTTGTGGAATTTGATAAAATTCTAGAAAAAAAACCAAAATATAAAGACGTACTTGCAAAAAAAGGAACTGCACTCGTTGGACTTAGAAAATTTAACGAAGCTCTTGATATTTATGAAAAAATCTTAAAAATAAGCCCGTATGATACACAAGTATGGAAAAACATTGGTAATGCATTCTATACAGTTAAAAGATATGAAAAAGCAATTCAATTTTACGACATGTATTTATCGGAACACAAAAATAACTTTCAAGTGACCCTTTCAAAAGGCGATGCTTTGAGAAAACTCGGAAAAACTAACGAAGCACTTGATCTCTATACAAAAGTTCTTGAAAACCATATAAACAGCCATGAACCTTGGTGCAGAGTTGGACTTTTGTATTACGAAAATAAAGATTATGAAACTGCCCTTTATTACTTAGAACTTGCATATGAAAGAAATCCTCTAAATCCATCTATACTTGTAAAAATTGCTCGAACATACATTAAATTAAAAAATTACAATAAAGCTCTCGAATTTATTGAAAAAGCATTGGATAAAGATAACGGATATGCAAAAGCATGGTGCTATAAAGGCCAGATTTTAAACATTTTAGAAAGACATTATGAGGCAGTAGACTGCTTTAAAAAAGCTATTACACTGAATAAAAACGTTTCTGACTTTTGGATACAGCTTTCCAATGTATATAAAACCATTGGAAATGAAGAATATTCAAAAGAAGCATATGCTAATGCAGTAAAACTTGAACCCCAACTTACAAGTCCAAAAAGTACTGAAAGTTCAAGATTATAA
- a CDS encoding class I SAM-dependent methyltransferase, whose product MLNNKNGWVGHNIDYLKNEFNIDKNTSILEIGPGPGTYTIPLAKEVKEITVVEQSTGMIDILKNRMKEECIDNINIINKRWDNFELNREFNPDIVFSSYSLGVDDMEESLKKMNNYAEKYCCILTFGTRQAWREIYNKIRESIFEQKPERKEFGMTYILIYNILHQLGIYADVKLSEKSFSQTFNNLDDAAEHYLDRFKARGELTLNDEQYSKIKEILSEELTKAEDSWTFTKTSKEAMITWKKEQNI is encoded by the coding sequence GTGCTAAATAATAAAAATGGATGGGTTGGACACAATATTGACTATCTTAAAAACGAGTTTAATATCGATAAAAACACATCAATTTTAGAGATTGGACCTGGACCTGGAACTTACACAATACCGCTTGCAAAAGAAGTCAAAGAAATTACTGTTGTAGAACAGTCTACTGGTATGATAGATATTTTGAAAAATAGAATGAAAGAAGAATGTATTGACAACATTAACATAATAAATAAAAGATGGGATAATTTTGAATTAAATAGGGAATTTAACCCCGATATTGTATTTTCGTCCTATTCACTCGGCGTAGATGACATGGAAGAGTCACTTAAAAAAATGAATAATTATGCTGAAAAATACTGTTGCATTTTAACGTTTGGAACTCGCCAAGCTTGGAGGGAGATATATAATAAAATTAGGGAATCCATTTTTGAACAAAAACCTGAAAGAAAAGAATTTGGCATGACATATATTTTAATTTACAATATTTTACACCAACTTGGAATATATGCTGATGTTAAATTAAGTGAAAAATCATTTTCCCAAACATTTAACAATTTAGATGATGCAGCTGAACATTATTTGGATAGATTCAAAGCTCGCGGAGAACTTACATTAAATGATGAACAGTATTCAAAAATAAAAGAGATATTGTCAGAAGAGTTAACTAAAGCAGAAGATTCTTGGACATTTACAAAAACGTCAAAAGAAGCAATGATTACTTGGAAAAAAGAACAAAATATCTAA
- a CDS encoding AIR synthase related protein, with protein sequence MENIEYEIKYAIDHMMENNYPRKELWNMDSKVPGLLSGIRAGDDGVVVGKSVYNMEGPYPLILGSKTALIHTTCDIVAMGAKPLYAMDAIQAANEEEIKIAVDGLKKQSIGLDIPIIGGNTQTIESLKSCMSVVVFGELISDKFIRDSGSKDGDVMLMLGHPVEGDIGERIQKAKNKFDTFLEILKNNIEVHACKDASRGGWLCNILEMLLKAQYGVEITGLPHPRATRYLGTYLVSVPEDEVSNVLDVAVKNRCPLTPFGRVTSEKVLKIGNKEYINNEEMKELIKSFPYKY encoded by the coding sequence ATGGAAAATATCGAGTATGAAATTAAATATGCAATAGATCACATGATGGAGAATAACTACCCAAGAAAAGAACTCTGGAACATGGATTCAAAGGTTCCTGGTCTTTTGAGTGGAATTCGTGCAGGGGATGATGGGGTAGTAGTTGGAAAATCTGTTTATAATATGGAAGGGCCATATCCATTGATATTGGGCTCAAAAACTGCGCTTATCCATACTACATGTGATATTGTTGCAATGGGCGCAAAACCACTTTATGCAATGGATGCAATACAGGCTGCAAATGAAGAAGAAATTAAAATTGCAGTCGATGGTTTAAAAAAACAATCAATTGGACTTGACATTCCAATAATTGGCGGAAATACTCAAACAATCGAATCATTGAAATCCTGTATGAGTGTTGTTGTTTTTGGAGAACTTATTTCAGATAAATTTATTCGCGATTCGGGTTCAAAAGATGGGGATGTAATGTTAATGCTCGGACACCCGGTGGAAGGAGACATTGGGGAAAGAATTCAAAAAGCAAAGAATAAATTTGATACATTTTTGGAAATTTTAAAAAACAATATCGAAGTTCACGCCTGTAAAGATGCTTCAAGAGGCGGTTGGCTCTGTAACATTTTGGAGATGCTTTTGAAAGCCCAGTATGGTGTTGAAATAACAGGTCTGCCTCACCCAAGGGCCACAAGGTATCTTGGAACTTACCTAGTAAGTGTTCCTGAAGATGAAGTTTCAAATGTATTGGATGTTGCAGTTAAAAATAGGTGCCCGTTAACTCCTTTTGGAAGGGTTACTTCAGAAAAAGTTCTTAAAATCGGAAATAAAGAATATATCAACAACGAAGAAATGAAAGAACTGATAAAAAGTTTCCCTTATAAATATTAA
- a CDS encoding Dabb family protein encodes MIKHIVMWKLKENAEDKKKFENAKIIKTNLESLKEVIPEIKYIEVGIDSKKFENNYDVVLVSEFNSFEDLEIYQKNEEHLKVAEFVKSVAESRIAVDYEF; translated from the coding sequence ATGATAAAACATATCGTTATGTGGAAATTGAAAGAAAATGCAGAGGATAAAAAAAAATTTGAGAATGCAAAAATTATTAAAACGAATTTAGAAAGCTTAAAAGAAGTTATTCCTGAAATAAAATATATTGAAGTTGGAATTGATTCGAAAAAATTTGAAAATAACTACGATGTAGTTTTAGTTTCAGAATTTAATAGTTTTGAAGATTTAGAAATTTATCAAAAAAATGAAGAACATTTAAAAGTTGCAGAATTTGTAAAATCAGTTGCGGAATCTCGAATTGCAGTTGATTACGAATTTTAA
- the serS gene encoding serine--tRNA ligase, giving the protein MRFKLDGRIIFSKDVEEETQKDIVEVLENRDIFLKGVPEGKENEASKIEGYEFDGKDLKLKMTSGTYTRAHEGIVRLKKPIMEKVGRKHQIGIRDVAIDRYVVTLTAEPSKVSELKGLKVPECEVELESEKINIVFENLGDGELKRNIIDRAIKFVKNELDKQDQDLTFEVCKIAPGTIVSDYKAKREITFDTDPTELAEPNGWVKRFPGRGQWFYTAPMAKLFRAFESLIIEECIDKIGFDECLFPKLIPLDVMYKMRYLEGLPEGMYYVCPPKREPEMFQDFVNEMMIKKEIPIEKLKTLLRDPAYVLAPAQCEPFYSFFDHELVDVDHPSKFFDKSGWTYRWEGGGAKGLDRVNEFLRGECVWMGTPEFVETVRDDTLKYAENLAEKLDLEYWTEVGDDPFYLEGRKKEDRGIEFPDVPKYEMRLWLPHIKEERKGVAVTSANIHGTHFIEGFGIKDYKERKVWTGCTGYGLTRWVIGFLAQYGYNYDDWPELIQKKVGKLPEIPKLITWP; this is encoded by the coding sequence ATGAGATTTAAACTCGATGGGAGAATAATATTCAGCAAGGATGTCGAAGAAGAAACACAAAAAGATATCGTCGAAGTTTTGGAAAACAGAGATATTTTCTTAAAAGGTGTTCCAGAAGGCAAAGAAAATGAGGCTTCAAAAATTGAAGGTTATGAATTTGATGGAAAGGATTTAAAACTTAAAATGACTTCAGGAACGTACACGAGAGCACATGAAGGTATTGTAAGATTGAAAAAACCAATAATGGAAAAAGTTGGAAGAAAACACCAGATTGGAATTCGAGATGTTGCAATTGATAGATACGTTGTAACACTTACTGCAGAACCTTCAAAAGTTAGCGAATTAAAAGGATTAAAAGTTCCAGAATGTGAAGTTGAATTAGAAAGCGAAAAAATCAACATTGTCTTTGAAAATTTGGGCGATGGGGAATTAAAAAGAAATATAATCGATAGAGCAATTAAATTCGTTAAAAATGAACTTGATAAGCAAGATCAGGATTTAACTTTTGAAGTTTGTAAAATTGCTCCCGGAACAATTGTTTCAGACTACAAAGCAAAGCGAGAAATTACATTTGATACAGACCCGACAGAATTGGCAGAACCAAACGGATGGGTAAAGAGATTCCCTGGAAGAGGACAGTGGTTTTATACTGCGCCAATGGCAAAATTGTTCAGGGCGTTTGAAAGCTTAATTATCGAAGAATGTATCGATAAAATAGGTTTTGATGAGTGTTTATTCCCTAAATTAATTCCACTAGATGTAATGTACAAAATGAGATATTTGGAAGGTCTTCCTGAGGGAATGTACTACGTATGTCCTCCAAAAAGGGAACCTGAAATGTTTCAGGATTTTGTAAACGAAATGATGATTAAAAAAGAAATTCCAATTGAAAAATTAAAAACTTTGTTAAGAGATCCTGCATATGTTTTAGCACCTGCACAGTGTGAACCGTTCTACAGTTTCTTCGATCATGAATTGGTTGACGTTGACCACCCTTCGAAATTTTTCGACAAAAGTGGTTGGACTTACAGGTGGGAAGGCGGTGGAGCCAAAGGTCTTGACAGAGTAAATGAGTTCTTGAGGGGAGAATGTGTATGGATGGGCACTCCAGAATTTGTGGAAACCGTTCGAGATGATACATTAAAATACGCAGAAAATCTGGCAGAAAAATTAGATTTAGAGTACTGGACCGAAGTTGGTGACGATCCATTCTATTTAGAAGGTAGGAAGAAAGAAGATAGGGGAATTGAATTCCCAGACGTTCCAAAATACGAAATGAGACTTTGGTTACCACACATTAAAGAAGAAAGAAAAGGTGTTGCAGTAACTTCAGCAAATATCCATGGAACTCACTTTATAGAAGGATTTGGAATTAAAGACTATAAAGAAAGAAAAGTTTGGACTGGATGTACAGGATATGGATTAACAAGATGGGTAATTGGATTTTTAGCACAATACGGCTACAATTACGACGATTGGCCAGAATTAATCCAGAAAAAAGTTGGAAAATTGCCAGAAATTCCTAAATTAATAACCTGGCCATAA